DNA sequence from the Liolophura sinensis isolate JHLJ2023 chromosome 1, CUHK_Ljap_v2, whole genome shotgun sequence genome:
CCTTAAGAAAGTGATTAAGGTGAGGTTCAATATTTTTACTTCATATAAATTCGAAGAACAGGCCAGTTGTCTAATAGTACTTATAAGACAAAACCCCCAAATAACATGAAAACTAAATTAGAAGTGAATCATTTCAGATGGTGAAGATGCACCAGAATAGTGTGGACACCTATCTGGAGGACATCATCCTGAACTCTGTGGATGACACTGCTGACAAGCAAGCACGTGAGGAGATACAACAGATGGCAGAGAAGATTAATGATGTGGCTTATGAAATAGAAGAAAAGTAAGTGTGAATCAAGAACTGAAGATGTTGCTGGTACCTGACACAAGTATACAATGAATTGCTTATGCACGCAGGTGTACCTTGTCAAACTGCAGTTCAAACAAAGGAACTCTTTTGTTTTAAGGAATGCAGAATCTGGCTCATCTGATAGTAAAGTCTGAGCTAAACTTAATTTTAGATGCTGTAGGTTTATTTGGTGTTAGTTTTAAGTTAGGTTTCGCTCAGTAAGGTGGTGCTGCAGTGATCTGACTCATGATTGAGACTATTTCTTGTATATTGAGGTAATTGGAGAACTGTAACATAATCCTGCTATGGCACTTCGGCAGGTGCTTGTTTAGTATCGCCAGTAATACTGTGAATTGCATTCATTGCATCCTGATATATACTGCACAGGCGCACAGCCCTGGAGTCTGAAGAGATCGTTGCTGAGCTGGTACACTGCTTTCTCATCCAGAGGTACAGAAATCCACTGTAAGAGATAAAGGTAAGCTCTTACATCAGAAAGAATCAGCAGGTATTCCTCCTAGTTGGAATGCGGTTTGGATATGTTAATTCCCCCTTACATAAATGCTCAAAATGACAATTGGAATGTAAAACATGGAGGGTCACTGTTCTTGAACCTGGCAGATTATTGaacaaaatttttacatttccATCTGGTAACATGCACATCTACTGGAATAGATTTCACAGGGAAAAGACTGACATCAGGGGTGGTAAACAGGGAAACGGTAAACTGCCACATTTAAGCTGTACCTGTTATGACATATTTTATGTAGCATCAACTCATTTGTGGTAGCATTATCACTCAGTAATCATTTAATAACAGTGGCCAATATTGGATCATTATTTTCAAGGAAGATATTTTAGATGAATATTCCTCTTCTCAAAAATAAAAGATTTCATTactgataatattttttaaGCTGCATATTACATAAAGCTGTGAAAGTGTTAAATAAGCTGAAAAAGTTTCTAAATGTGTGGTCATTTGTGGCTGGCTTGTTAGTATCTTGTTTGGCATTTGGTATCACCTGCCAGTTGCATTGTGGTAAACCATTAAGAGCTTAGCTGGTAAATAGGTTAAGACAGGGCGAGAAAAAAATTTGTGCTTTGTTTTTCAGTGCGAAGAGGTCAGAGGAAATACCTATTGGCAGCCCACAAAGAAATCCATAAAAAGGAGGAAGGTATTATCAATATCCCTAAAGCTGCCTCCACAGCCAGAGTGAATATAGAGGATGAGTTTGGATCCTCCAGTGAGGAGCTGACCAAGTTAGAGTGATAGCAAACATGAACCATGGCATTGCTAACAAGACATGTTTAAAGACATTTGTTCAATGAACTTTTTGCACTTTTTATTTACTGTATAAAAAATTCTCTTTTGACTTGTCAATTGTGGTATGTTAGTCACTCTGTAGTGCCTCACCATCCAACTGTGATATATCTAttgctgtaaatatacatgaatgttacaCGTGACAAATAACTGAAAGCACTAAGAAAGAAAATCTTGGAACAGCAGTTTCtttttaatattgtatttaatataatagTATTATACAAAGATAAGACAAGAGTGTAAAATATGGACaagattaaagaaaaaatatttcatcaaaccCATATCTTGTCTTCTGTTATGAATATATGTGTGGTAGCATATTTTCTCTTCAATCACCTTTTGCTAGTCTGAGAAAATAGTTCAAATGAGGAAACTGACTGAAATGACTTTGTTACAATACaataaatactgttttttttttgcttagaATGTCAAAGCAGAAAAACATGAACTTTTCTCCAATATCAGTATATTATAGATGGCCTTCTTCAGCAGTACTATCAATACAGCCATACCAAGGAAGAGgtatttttatctttgtgttggAAACATGGTTGATTTAGGACTGTCTTTATATCAAGTGTGACAAGTCACAAGTTTAAATGATCATGGAAGTGCAGCCATGCAATCTTTTATCTTATTATTTGGAAAGATTTCAAGAGGCTTGGATAGACAGATTGAGGAGATATGACTTCCTTTAAAAAATAATGGGTATTAAAAGTTGCATAAATGACTGATAATGGTACACCAGGTTTCTATTTCAAAACAAGTACTATCAGAGAAATACATTAACAATATGAAGCATGAAATTTAAGTTGTTTTTGCCTGCCATGACTGCGACATATAATGTTCATTCAGCAACATCATTTACCAAAACATCTGGTAAAAAGCACCTGTATAGCAAAGAAGAATGGAGCAGGAGTGAAAACTTCTCTgctatattttaatgtaaagcACAGTGATTTGAGACGATTTTTGCCATTAAATATACACTTTAGGTTTGGCAATGATGAGGTTTAAGACAATGATTTAAGTAATGCTTTACTCACGATATGCATATTCTATTACTATGATATCAGTCACCACCTCCCAACCCACCCTGCTCCCGACCTGGAAAACATCTATACATCCCATTCTATGCAAGTTTAAAAGCTGAAACAGATACAGGAATTTTCAATGTAATGGAACAATGGCACACGCTATAATGAAATGAGGAACATTTGGATGAAGCATGAATTGAAGCACCATCAGACAAAATTTCAGCTCATCTGTAAGAGGTCAGTAGTCACGTATAGACCTCAATGTACACAGCCAGATTGAGTATATACTGCCTTGATCTGTTCTTCACTTGTACACCACCTCTCTAATTTAGATACACCACAACTCTGACCAGCTTTTCACTTCAGTTATCCTTACAATCTCCAGAAACCTGTTGAGAAACACAGGAAGATCGAGGTTCTGTAGAGTCTTTTTCACGTCCCAGCTGACCAACTAAGAATTGTCATTTTTCAATGAAATGTCTGTGGACTGTGCCTGGAGGGTTTCCGGTCCGTTCTGCAGGAGTAGCCTCCCTTGTTGCACATGCCCCAGTACATTGGACAGCTGGCCACCCTGTAACCCGGCCAAGCTTACTGTGGACGTTGTTGTGCTAATTATTTGACCATCAGCTGTtaaaactaaaaggtaaaacaaaaaatacagctTGAGTGTGTGAATATGATTGTCAACATATAAAATTTTATAACTGAGAAACATACTGCcattttacagtttatttgGAGGGCATGAATCACATTGTGCAACAAATACACTTTAACAAGCACATCAAGGCCTTCAAATTATACTTATGATGCCAAGGTTTTCTGATAAGACATTATctaaatttcataaaaagtcTTAGATGGCACtacaaggtggatgaataaatcagaatggAGCAAAATGAgtcatttaaaaaaagattAACCTTTAGGTGATTTGCAGTAAATACAGGTAGATATAAATTAAGAGTGAATCTTGTAAAGCAACAGGAAAGAAAACTCACATGGTTGTAATATAATCTGATGAGGTATTTGTGTATTAGAGGTGACAGCCGTGGTCAGTGTAGGCTGTGAGGGTGCCTCTGTCTCAGCAGGCATTGCCTCTTGACCACCAGACTGGTCAGCGTCTGGAGAGGTGGTCTCGGTAGGTACAGACAGCTGGGGCTGGAGGTTAGCTATTTTATCTGGCCAAAATCTCTGTACTGGCCGACTTGGAGGGCGAGACTTCTTCTGTTTAGTTTGATCAGGATTACTGGAGTCTAACATAGGCTGTAAGATTCTCCGCCTTGCATTGATAAACCTGATGAAGACAAACAATATTTCAAGGAATACACATATAAAGGACCACAGATGTTTTATAATTCATTAGGATGCTTTGACGTAACATCAAAGATATTAAATTAGAGAATCGCCTATAACATTACAATCACACTGAAGGAGAAAATCATCTAGGATATATCTGAACTCATAGAAAGTTTGATCAAGCTTGTGTTACAATGAAGAAAGCCTAAATACAGCTAAATGTAAACTTACCAGTTATTCACTTGTAGGAGTGTTAAATTAGTTTGAGCAGCTATTTGTCTTTTCTCATCTTCTGTAGGATATGGATGCTGGAATGGTTAAAAAACaactgaacataaagtctgGTGTTAAGCACTTACATGACATTAAATATATCATAATGAAACTTCCatgacaataaatgtacataattataCAGGGAAATAATGATGGTTACTTTTTGGACTTTCAACAGTGACTGTGTCAACTACAAGTACCTGTAGAAAAAAATGGTACGTCCTTACCAGCAAAGATCACATAACAATTGGATTAAATCTCAGTGGAAAGGTTACTCCATTTGTACTAGCATGTTACTCGTGGTAACAAATCAAACTGCTCATGTAGATATTTACATAAGAATGAATACTGCGAAGAGGTATTTGCACACTGCATTTAAATTATGTGTTTAACGAAAAAAATCTTACAACCTTTCTtgctataaatatttaaatgaactgCCATGTTAACATTTAGTGGACAGAGTCAAAATTGTAACTACCAAGGCAACATATGCTTTTAACATGTGTCGCCGTGGCAAGTACTGTCAACTTTGCCTACGATCACTTTGTGGAAGCAGCCCCTGAAGACCACTCTTCACTCACCACAATGTGCTGGAAAAGCCAAGACCTCATGACACTTGTGGCTGATTTGGGAAGAACACCGCGTTTGGATTTCTTATCCCCCAACCTATCTTCATCGTCTGACGGGGACGTGGGTGTGGCCGGAAGCAAAAATGGGGAGGTCACTGGTGGGAGAAGACAAAACAAGATTGCATAATTCAAAACACTATATTTGTCAATATTTTCTACCTCAGCTAAAGAAACTGGTGTCTAAACAAGATCCATTATTAAATTATACTACAATGCGATGCGTCCCTAACAGGCTTTAAACTGTTAAAATCTCAACTGATAGAGCATATAAAATTATTTAGTAAAAACTGTAAACCGTACAGAGCAAAACTGTTTGACATATAAAAAGCACTGAAACTTCCAGTTGCATGTTCATGCTTCTATAAATTAACTTGTTTGAACAAACAGTAATCAGCAAATTAGCTAAAATCACCTTTAATACAATCACTATATATGTAATATCATCTTCATCATTCCCACAGAGAATAGGCAGCACTAAGATCAATGTGTGGAACAAGACCTTTCGGATCGATGGGCCTACAAATAATACTCAAGCTACACATGAAGAAGTTGTTTATAGTTCCCCATCACCTGTTGACTCACCTGAGCCTGTGGGTGTTGAAGCAGGTGTTGCCGGGGCGACAACCCCAATCTGTGACAATGGTGTACTGCCATGGATGATAGGGCTTTGAGGTATGGCTGTTTGCACAGGAGCTGTCTGGATCTgataacaacataaatgtacacaattcAATATTATATGTGCGACAGGTTTTATACCCAGATGACTGCTCTGCAGATGAACTCACTATCGTCAAAACCCATAAAGTTTTAGCACTTACCTTTAATTTAATTAAggtgcacacagagcatcaacaATAAAGCATTTTAATTCCACCTCATGTTATTGttctgtatacatgcatgtataacctAAGCTCAGTACATACAATATGCTTGCTTGATGTAATGCTATGATTTACCCAGGAGGTGTCACAACTCACCTGTACAGGCTGAGCCACGATGCCCTGTGGTGTCTGCACCATTTGATACACTGTTCCCCCAGAGACAAGTTGACCCTGGTTTAGTGTGGCCATGGTGGCAGCAGGCTGGTGGATCCCAGGCTGTATCAAGAGACTGTTACCGGCCACAGAGGACACTACCTGGGGTACAGGGACTGAGGGCTGGGGCTGGGGTGTCGTGGGAGGAGACATGTCAAATTCTGAGCCCTCTATCCGCAGCAGATTCTCACTTTGTAGTTTACCCTTCAAACATGTGATGTATCGACTGCAGAAATCCTTACACAGTTCATTCACTTTCTCCAACTCCAGTAGATGTATCCGTAACACCTGAATAGCTTTTACCATCTGACAAGAATAAATTCAAATGCTCTTGTGAAAAGATGTCATCCTTCACCATTAATCAAATTACAATTTGCATCAAGTGATAAATACATTCGGTTTTCATCTCTGTTTAAATGCAGGGAAGGGAGACTACAAAGAAAGAGACTTAGCATGActgaagaaaaatgaaacaaaacatttacactcAAACTGCTGTCTTGCTGATGCCTGTTATACTATTTCCACTGATGAAAGTAAAAGATAAGAGAGTGCTTACTAAACTATCCAGATCTGGATCCTCACTGAAGAAGGGTTTATGGTCTCTTTCTTGCTGATGAACAAACTGCTGAATGTCCACGGCAAAGCTGTCAGCAGAGGGACAGTCAGGGGTCTGTGTAGCCTGCTCACATTTGTCAAACAGCAAATTCAGCAAAGGAAATAATGGGTGCCTACAGAAATAAACAGCCAACAAATCATCAGTCAACCTCACAAATATAAAGCTAGATATAGACAACcacaaacaaattatatttatttctgttcttATAAATACCTGAAGCATTATTTAAACTGGTTTTATACACTTTGAGAGACAATAAGTACAaaagggggaataactctgaaTAAAAACACCACACAGAAATCAGGGGTTGTTTTCCATATAGAAACTGTGTGATGTTAGTTTCTCAGCTCCTGAATGCCTCATAGGGAATCTGTATAACAAGCTGATAAATAAAGTACTGGTACCTGTAAATGGCTCGCTTATCACGATCTAGGACGACATCCTTGTCTACCACCTGTACCGTAACTGTGCCACTGTtacaaaagaaaatgatattCAGTCATAAAAAAGGTCTCATAGAATTCACGTCACAGattttatataaaacataaatccCTCACAAATTAAAGAGAGATGAAGGTAAACCTATCTTCTTGAGCCTTTGTCAGAGAGGCTGCCAGATTGACCCCAGGTCTCTCTGTGGTTTCAATGGCAGTGGTATAAGGTCTATTATCTCGGCTTAAAGAGGtgacaatataataataatatcattatatctcaaggccttcacagacaaaacaacatataggaaacaatcaaaaaatacatcactatatataaaataagaTAAAGCATCATTCAGTTTGAAGAGTGAACTACACgtgttcatacatacaaaaagcaacaacacaaccaatacTGCTGTCCCTGCAACGGTCCCACCCAGCAGAAGTACGGTAGTGGGAGACGGAATATTTGATACAGATGGCTAATTAACATAACCTAAAATGACCACACAACTGGAAATGACAGTACCATGAGAAGTTGTAGCACATTGCTGTTGTAAACTTATTCAAAGTGGGAAGGGGAATATGGGCCGAGTTTTATCACATTCGTTGATAGAGATCAGGTATTAAGAATAGAGactttttggtttatttgtGGGCAATCAGTGAAGCCAGGTGTTGCTGGAATAGTTTTCATTTCTTCTGGAAACGCCAGACTTCATAGTCAACATCCTGCCTCTATGTAGATGTAACCTCCActttgaccaatgaaaatttgtactcGCTTGCCAAGGTATTTTGCTCATATAAATTATGTCACCTTTTACATGAGAGTAAAGTATCCCCTCCTCTTACTTCACACCTTGTGCAACTTTCCTTCTTCAAAATAACTTTGATTTTTACATTAAAGTTGTGCTTGTGATGTAATATTGCTTGATTTAGAGTCTAAAGTAGTGCATTAGACGAAACAAGTGCCAGACAGTGGCGCCATCTGaagaattttgtttctttgacgG
Encoded proteins:
- the LOC135469930 gene encoding homeobox protein PKNOX1-like, with the translated sequence MQTTQGATVTVAPGALPSDTPITVTLPTGGGVLSKAPTASKTSSTDITTSSIPLALTVAPGTLPSYHQAQMLAAQTPVKVVTTVSAANAQPQPLLDGQSGTVTVQVVDKDVVLDRDKRAIYRHPLFPLLNLLFDKCEQATQTPDCPSADSFAVDIQQFVHQQERDHKPFFSEDPDLDSLMVKAIQVLRIHLLELEKVNELCKDFCSRYITCLKGKLQSENLLRIEGSEFDMSPPTTPQPQPSVPVPQVVSSVAGNSLLIQPGIHQPAATMATLNQGQLVSGGTVYQMVQTPQGIVAQPVQIQTAPVQTAIPQSPIIHGSTPLSQIGVVAPATPASTPTGSVTSPFLLPATPTSPSDDEDRLGDKKSKRGVLPKSATSVMRSWLFQHIVHPYPTEDEKRQIAAQTNLTLLQVNNWFINARRRILQPMLDSSNPDQTKQKKSRPPSRPVQRFWPDKIANLQPQLSVPTETTSPDADQSGGQEAMPAETEAPSQPTLTTAVTSNTQIPHQIILQPFLTADGQIISTTTSTVSLAGLQGGQLSNVLGHVQQGRLLLQNGPETLQAQSTDISLKNDNS